A genome region from Triticum aestivum cultivar Chinese Spring chromosome 2B, IWGSC CS RefSeq v2.1, whole genome shotgun sequence includes the following:
- the LOC123041734 gene encoding zinc finger BED domain-containing protein RICESLEEPER 2-like, giving the protein MSEEMKTKFEKYWKEVHGLMSVATVLDPRYKLHMLQALFGSLYGFEHATTEVEKIRKLMGDLLLEYQASDGGVGTSESHVGGSISTQGGAAVDEMENIFKQYMSSKPVTSASRVRTELDLYLEEEIIHRPEGLDIINWWQYAGIKYPTLRRMAHDILAIPVTTVASESAFSTSGRILSAHRCSLAPNMTEALMCMQAWSRADMLGDCNSTLFADFETVLKDDTEMMEVDDQSILTEA; this is encoded by the exons ATGTCTGAGGAAATGAAGACGAAGTTTGAGAAGTATTGGAAAGAAGTCCATGGTCTTATGTCTGTGGCAACAGTCCTTGATCCAAGATATAAGCTTCATATGTTGCAAGCTTTGTTTGGCTCTCTCTATGGGTTTGAACATGCAACTACAGAAGTGGAGAAAATTAGAAAGTTAATGGGTGATTTGTTGCTAGAATATCAAGCATCTGATGGTGGTGTGGGTACCTCGGAGTCACATGTAGGTGGGAGTATTTCTACCCAAGGTGGTGCTGCAGTAGATGAAATGGAGAATATATTTAAACAATATATGTCCTCGAAGCCTGTTACGAGTGCTTCTCGTGTGCGTACAGAACTGGACTTATATTTGGAAGAGGAAATTATCCATAGGCCAGAGGGTCTCGACATCATCAATTGGTGGCAGTATGCAGGTATCAAGTATCCTACATTGCGAAGAATGGCTCATGATATACTAGCCATTCCTGTAACAACTGTGGCGTCGGAATCTGCCTTCAGTACTAGTGGGAGAATACTAAGTGCACATAGATGTTCACTTGCACCAAACATGACTGAAGCTCTTATGTGTATGCAAGCTTGGTCCCGTGCAGACATGTTAG GGGATTGCAATTCTACTCTCTTTGCGGACTTTGAAACTGTTCTTAAGGATGACACAGAAATGATG GAGGTTGATGATCAATCCATCCTAACTGAAGCCTGA